The following proteins are encoded in a genomic region of Drosophila willistoni isolate 14030-0811.24 chromosome 3R, UCI_dwil_1.1, whole genome shotgun sequence:
- the LOC6648192 gene encoding homeobox protein 5 isoform X7: MLLLLLAFIMRFVDISKRCADCSRAGIDCPHTTGNRNGHSDANGNTFGWQHVANTSVGNTHSNSSSTSSGCDSNSSSKENYYVQTNKNQQQQQQQQYLQKQHGSGVRVDGLTPQQLQQIRHYQQMQQQQLNLLQQQLLQRRRLQQQLREQGVPSPTTAAAATTTTIAGLTCNQQYLRQQRQQQHNNDNLNNNNNINNQINQINNNANNNNNNYNVMAFDLGQGLKLRRGMTEFSTNNDHRKAHFTSSQQKPLQNSPIHQANTQSPHPHPHLLQRLAQQQQTSSLPFSPKYNGNITAASATSPHSPLSCYRNPVNSPSNHLPFSTTTTSQTTTIGKRYQQQLTDRLLQQQHLQHCQQQQLQSLGCEDDEDDPSAADDLSEESLKQNVAIVLSNLDRYNNALRSIILNEQVSQLTPSPSGSSSLFLDDINETKFPLDNNNFLLGSNNMAATPESDYNSNATTPGGQQQQQQQQQQQLGVGGMLCGNVGVGGGGGMRDTTSTTINGGGNNLNCSLASSHDFTHDNSDYQWFLDYGYRDGCGGMQRSVLSSLSASYNAMGDLIYYEDLAKNLDANLAEVDMESFRAEDIHSLLSQLPAYCKSLGGANSRLQQSLLLQQQQQQQQQQQHQQQQQQQMYHSNMGHNMHNMSQISTTSTNELIDNSFCKSELLFSPVKESHISVDSLDMDAYPDDGDIVLTCNKDNYTIAFEGSVLYSDDSFYAEPSDNAQRNNKQNCINLHSNLEDIVKRNKALEVSMSRSAQAFQPLCPKSPKGQASTAVAAAAVAQLQRYPSGNNNHTTNTDTITITRHLPQCSVRKSNSLPNLQNEDTMTFSSQQQHQQPQQGPQTGKDSEQAAPLNVSQAISTSTMESCKSRSRNLLPMCQMPISISVSISERLQHQGLPQQEATLISQQLAQQQQQQQQHQQQQQQHNHHHQHQHRHKHQQHRCSCSQESQNFCISGSASSGNSSNPPAFNLVKLFIKQKSCSSAQTDEAIAQASAHTCMDVSSGCWPSSDAASSSSGSLEQRLRKKSMHDSGKGSAVSRHDEEDEEEQGQQQQQERQTPKRQLRSRSDAVFYDDPAASSSSTGSLTATNNSPAHRRRSMPLRNPQLYQLAANSQAHTSTTSQLSSDASSEQMTQVPQRAESTRPLSCASSSEMITRSMQTSCGSLSTTRSSLSERYRCVPPSFLEKLNNLGEQRQAPIYVIYPNYALPDLGFVKTNTSSDVIFTPFNYKMTLEEAGASNSTSSGTLKKQRSSQSINEDELFKTMDYKHIADWQSLATLLPIEYRHRLQHIPEVKQIVRQLDTDLAQRPLFCMSPPIRRNRTHICDCAKYFQQTPGQGEQTQLDEGSSSGSSQQPSSGYRGSSTLLTDSELDADPLKQMYVYQYDQQQRMDSGVETSPASQQTPPQPMPRSILRKANSANSARSKRNSMIEAQQTQKMSKLEKRRSLQEPPYSYALGSNDELADVFEEEEHSQQTPPVKQRLSRKDIDARARAENFLASLPRSELKYYAEIASILESSGEQVQYDAAALKKEVSRVLSQQKKVSFNDEAAATVSNGLQQAKRFSTPPNSPNISMATHQRRETLDMLEQRKIESNRFKRLQIQWELMSKDSSMLKELASEAATKSGGSTPTSANSSTSNAAQRSRIPRPVSYPAGRVSNHVQDVGSGGKASTRSPSRMIQPKRYSLAGTPPTPTPAAATTTTTPTTSRARTPTSRVAVTAPNTPKRQSVAPSSRPTSRVR; the protein is encoded by the exons ATGTTGTTGCTTCTGCTCGCCTTCATCATGAGATTCGTAGACATTTCCAAACGCTGTGCCGATTGCTCGAGAGCTGGCATTGATTGCCCCCATACAACAGGCAACAGGAACGGCCATAGTGATGCCAATGGCAATACATTTGgctggcaacatgttgccaacaCATCAGTTGGCAACACTCacagcaatagcagcagcacAAGCAGCGGCTGTGACAGCAACAGCTCCTCCAAAGAGAACTACTATGtacaaaccaacaaaaatcaacaacaacaacaacaacaacagtatcTACAGAAGCAACATGGATCTGGAGTTCGGGTCGATGGCTTGACCCCGCAGCAATTGCAACAAATTCGTCATTATCAAcaaatgcaacagcaacaattgAATTTACTGCAACAGCAATTATTGCAACGGCGACGTCTGCAGCAGCAATTGCGCGAACAGGGTGTACCTTctccaacaacagcagcagcagcaacaaccacaactATTGCTGGGCTGACCTGTAATCAGCAATATTTGAGGCAAcagcgacagcagcaacataaTAATGATAACttgaataacaacaacaatattaaTAATCAAATTAATCAGATCAACAATAAtgccaataacaacaacaacaattacaatgTTATGGCTTTTGATCTTGGTCAAG GACTGAAACTTCGACGTGGCATGACAGAATTCTCAACAAACAACGATCACAGGAAAGCACATTTCACCTCATCTCAGCAAAAACCGCTTCAAAATTCACCCATTCATCAAGCTAACACCCAATCGCCCCATCCACATCCCCATTTGCTTCAACGCTTAGCCCAACAGCAACAGACTTCTTCTCTACCCTTTAGCCCAAAGTACAACGGCAACATCACGGCTGCCTCCGCAACTTCACCACATTCCCCATTGAGTTGTTATCGCAATCCCGTCAATAGTCCAAGCAATCATCTGCCATTTAGCACCACGACGACATCACAGACGACGACAATTGGCAAACGTTACCAGCAACAGTTAACCGATCGCCtgttgcagcagcaacatctgCAACAttgccaacagcaacagctacaatcGCTTGGCTGTGAGGATGATGAAGACGATCCAAGTGCCGCTGATGATTTAAGCGAAGAGAGCCTCAAACAGAATGTTGCCATTGTGCTGAGCAATTTGGATCGTTATAACAACGCGTTGCGCAGCATCATACTGAATGAGCAGGTGAGCCAACTGACACCCAGCCCCAGTGGCAGCAGTAGTCTCTTCCTTGACGACATCAACGAGACGAAATTTCCGTtggacaacaacaactttcTGTTGGGTAGCAACAACATGGCGGCTACACCGGAATCCGATTACAATAGCAATGCTACTACGCCCGgaggacaacagcagcagcagcagcagcaacaacaacaacttgggGTAGGTGGAATGCTTTGTGGTAatgttggtgttggtggtggtggcgggaTGAGGGATACAACTTCTACTACTATCAATGGCGGTGGCAACAATCTGAATTGTTCATTGGCCTCATCGCATGATTTTACTCACGACAATTCCGATTATCAGTGGTTCCTGGACTATGGCTATCGGGATGGTTGCGGTGGCATGCAGCGTAGCGTGCTCAGTTCCCTCTCGGCCTCATATAATGCCATGGGTGACTTAATCTACTATGAGGATTTGGCAAAAAATCTGGATGCCAATCTGGCCGAAGTTGATATGGAGAGTTTTCGTGCCGAGGATATACATTCGTTGCTTTCCCAATTGCCAGCCTATTGTAAGAGTCTTGGCGGTGCGAATAGTCGCCTGCAGCAATCGTTGCTactccagcagcagcagcagcaacaacagcagcagcaacatcaacaacagcaacaacaacagatgTACCACAGCAATATGGGCCATAATATGCACAACATGTCACAGATATCAACAACTTCCACAAATGAACTGATTGATAATTCCTTTTGCAAATCGGAGCTGCTCTTCTCGCCAGTCAAAGAGTCCCATATATCGGTTGACTCACTCGATATGGATGCGTATCCAGATGATGGTGATATTGTATTAACCTGCAACAAGGACAACTATACAATTGCCTTTGAGGGCAGTGTACTTTATTCCGATGACAGTTTCTATG CTGAACCCAGTGACAACGCCCAGAGgaataataaacaaaactgCATTAATTTGCACAGTAATCTCGAAGATATAGTGAAACGCAACAAAGCCCTGGAAGTGTCCATGTCACGTTCGGCTCAGGCATTCCAGCCTCTATGCCCCAAATCGCCCAAGGGGCAGGCATCCacagcggtggcagcagcagcagtagctcAATTGCAGAG GTATCCCTCGGGCAATAATAACCACACCACAAATACGGATACCATCACCATAACCCGGCATTTGCCCCAGTGCAGTGTCCGAAAGAGCAACAGCTTGCCGAACTTGCAAAACGAGGATACAATGACGTTCAGttcgcagcagcagcatcaacaaccTCAGCAGGGGCCACAAACTGGCAAGGATTCTGAGCAGGCGGCTCCTTTAAATGTCTCACAGGCCATTAGTACATCGACCATGGAGTCGTGCAAGTCGCGATCACGTAACTTGTTGCCCATGTGCCAGATGCCCATCTCAATAAGTGTGTCCATATCGGAAAGACTGCAACATCAAGGTTTGCCACAGCAGGAAGCCACACTCATATCACAGCAACTtgcacagcaacaacagcagcaacaacaacaccaacagcagcagcagcagcataatcatcatcatcagcaccAACACCGGCATAAGCATCAGCAACATCGCTGCAGTTGCTCCCAAGAGAGTCAGAACTTTTGCATCTCTGGATCTGCCTCGTCGGGCAATTCCTCCAATCCGCCGGCGTTTAATCTAGTCAAGCTTTTCATTAAGCAAAAGAGCTGTAGCAGCGCTCAAACAGACGAGGCAATAGCCCAGGCCAGTGCCCACACCTGTATGGATGTGTCATCTGGTTGTTGGCCCTCCAGCGATGCCGCCAGCTCTAGCAGCGGTTCCCTGGAGCAACGTTTGCGTAAGAAGAGTATGCACGATTCGGGCAAGGGTTCGGCTGTGAGTCGCCACGACGAGGAGGATGAGGAAGAGCAgggccagcagcagcagcaggaaagGCAAACGCCTAAACGTCAATTGCGTTCTCGCAGTGATGCTGTCTTTTACGATGATCCCGCAGCAAGCTCCAGTTCCACAGGTTCTCTAACCGCCACCAACAACTCACCGGCACATCGTCGTCGGAGTATGCCATTGCGTAATCCTCAGCTCTATCAACTGGCAGCGAATTCTCAAGCGCATACCTCGACGACCAGCCAATTGTCATCGGATGCCAGTTCGGAGCAAATGACCCAGGTGCCGCAACGTGCTGAGAGTACCCGTCCTCTATCCTGTGCCTCCAGCTCCGAGATGATTACCCGCTCCATGCAAACCTCATGCGGATCATTGAGCACCACCAGGAGCAGTCTAAGCGAAAGGTATCGTTGTGTGCCGCCCTCATTTCTGGAGAAGCTCAACAATCTGGGCGAACAACGACAGGCGCCCATCTATGTCATCTATCCGAACTATGCCCTGCCCGACTTGGGTTTTGTAAAGACCAACACCAGTTCCGATGTGATCTTCACGCCCTTCAACTACAAGATGACACTGGAAGAGGCTGGGGCCAGCAATTCCACAAGTTCGGGCACGCTGAAAAAGCAGCGCAGCAGCCAAAGCATCAACGAGGATGAGCTCTTCAAGACAATGGACTACAAGCATATTGCCGATTGGCAATCTCTGGCCACTCTTTTACCCATAGAATATCGCCATCGACTGCAGCATATTCCCGAGGTGAAGCAGATTGTCCGACAGCTAGATACAGATCTCGCTCAGCGTCCATTGTTCTGCATGAGTCCGCCGATAAGGCGAAATAGGACACATATCTGCGATTGTGCCAAGTACTTCCAGCAGACGCCTGGCCAAGGGGAGCAAACGCAGCTGGATGAAGGTTCTAGTTCGGGATCAAGTCAacagccaagctcaggctatCGCGGCTCATCAACGCTGCTCACCGATTCCGAATTGGATGCTGATCCCTTGAagcaaatgtatgtctatcaGTATGATCAGCAACAGCGTATGGATTCGGGGGTAGAGACGAGTCCGGCTAGTCAACAGACTCCACCACAGCCCATGCCAAGAAGTATTCTGCGTAAAGCCAATTCGGCCAATTCGGCGCGTTCCAAGCGCAATTCCATGATCGAGGCCCAGCAGACACAGAAGATGTCTAAGCTGGAGAAGCGTCGAAGTCTCCAGGAGCCACCCTATTCCTACGCCTTGGGCTCGAACGATGAGTTGGCCGATGTATTTGAAGAGGAGGAGCATAGTCAGCAAACGCCACCAGTTAAGCAGCGACTCTCTCGCAAGGATATCGATGCTCGGGCTCGGGCCGAGAACTTTTTGGCCTCGCTACCTCGTTCTGAACTCAAGTATTATGCTGAGATTGCATCCATTCTCGAGTCTTCCGGTGAGCAAGTGCAATACGATGCGGCGGCCCTCAAAAAGGAAGTCAGTCGTGTGCTTAGTCAGCAAAAGAAGGTGTCCTTCAACGACGAGGCGGCTGCCACAGTGTCCAATGGACTGCAGCAGGCCAAACGCTTCTCCACTCCACCCAATTCGCCAAACATTTCCATGGCAACGCATCAGCGACGTGAAACTTTGGACATGCTGGAGCAACGCAAGATCGAAAGCAATCGCTTTAAGCGTCTGCAGATTCAATGGGAACTGATGAGCAAAGACTCGAGCATGCTGAAGGAGTTGGCAAGCGAGGCGGCCACAAAGAGTGGCGGTTCCACACCCACCTCCGCCAATTCATCGACCAGCAATGCAGCGCAAAGATCACGAATTCCACGGCCAGTGAGCTATCCAGCCGGACG AGTCAGTAATCATGTTCAGGATGTTGGCAGTGGAGGCAAGGCAAGCACACGATCGCCCAGCCGTATGATTCAGCCGAAACGATATAGTCTGGCTGGCACGCCCCCAACGCCAaccccagcagcagcaacaacaacaaccacaccCACAACTAGTAGGGCACGGACGCCCACAAGTCGAGTTGCAGTTACGGCCCCAAATACACCAAAACGACAAAGTGTTGCCCCGTCGTCCAG GCCCACCTCGCGAGTGCGTTGA
- the LOC6648192 gene encoding homeobox protein 5 isoform X3, with protein sequence MLLLLLAFIMRFVDISKRCADCSRAGIDCPHTTGNRNGHSDANGNTFGWQHVANTSVGNTHSNSSSTSSGCDSNSSSKENYYVQTNKNQQQQQQQQYLQKQHGSGVRVDGLTPQQLQQIRHYQQMQQQQLNLLQQQLLQRRRLQQQLREQGVPSPTTAAAATTTTIAGLTCNQQYLRQQRQQQHNNDNLNNNNNINNQINQINNNANNNNNNYNVMAFDLGQGLKLRRGMTEFSTNNDHRKAHFTSSQQKPLQNSPIHQANTQSPHPHPHLLQRLAQQQQTSSLPFSPKYNGNITAASATSPHSPLSCYRNPVNSPSNHLPFSTTTTSQTTTIGKRYQQQLTDRLLQQQHLQHCQQQQLQSLGCEDDEDDPSAADDLSEESLKQNVAIVLSNLDRYNNALRSIILNEQVSQLTPSPSGSSSLFLDDINETKFPLDNNNFLLGSNNMAATPESDYNSNATTPGGQQQQQQQQQQQLGVGGMLCGNVGVGGGGGMRDTTSTTINGGGNNLNCSLASSHDFTHDNSDYQWFLDYGYRDGCGGMQRSVLSSLSASYNAMGDLIYYEDLAKNLDANLAEVDMESFRAEDIHSLLSQLPAYCKSLGGANSRLQQSLLLQQQQQQQQQQQHQQQQQQQMYHSNMGHNMHNMSQISTTSTNELIDNSFCKSELLFSPVKESHISVDSLDMDAYPDDGDIVLTCNKDNYTIAFEGSVLYSDDSFYAEPSDNAQRNNKQNCINLHSNLEDIVKRNKALEVSMSRSAQAFQPLCPKSPKGQASTAVAAAAVAQLQRYPSGNNNHTTNTDTITITRHLPQCSVRKSNSLPNLQNEDTMTFSSQQQHQQPQQGPQTGKDSEQAAPLNVSQAISTSTMESCKSRSRNLLPMCQMPISISVSISERLQHQGLPQQEATLISQQLAQQQQQQQQHQQQQQQHNHHHQHQHRHKHQQHRCSCSQESQNFCISGSASSGNSSNPPAFNLVKLFIKQKSCSSAQTDEAIAQASAHTCMDVSSGCWPSSDAASSSSGSLEQRLRKKSMHDSGKGSAVSRHDEEDEEEQGQQQQQERQTPKRQLRSRSDAVFYDDPAASSSSTGSLTATNNSPAHRRRSMPLRNPQLYQLAANSQAHTSTTSQLSSDASSEQMTQVPQRAESTRPLSCASSSEMITRSMQTSCGSLSTTRSSLSERYRCVPPSFLEKLNNLGEQRQAPIYVIYPNYALPDLGFVKTNTSSDVIFTPFNYKMTLEEAGASNSTSSGTLKKQRSSQSINEDELFKTMDYKHIADWQSLATLLPIEYRHRLQHIPEVKQIVRQLDTDLAQRPLFCMSPPIRRNRTHICDCAKYFQQTPGQGEQTQLDEGSSSGSSQQPSSGYRGSSTLLTDSELDADPLKQMYVYQYDQQQRMDSGVETSPASQQTPPQPMPRSILRKANSANSARSKRNSMIEAQQTQKMSKLEKRRSLQEPPYSYALGSNDELADVFEEEEHSQQTPPVKQRLSRKDIDARARAENFLASLPRSELKYYAEIASILESSGEQVQYDAAALKKEVSRVLSQQKKVSFNDEAAATVSNGLQQAKRFSTPPNSPNISMATHQRRETLDMLEQRKIESNRFKRLQIQWELMSKDSSMLKELASEAATKSGGSTPTSANSSTSNAAQRSRIPRPVSYPAGRGRSCIPTPTRPISSPSPARASPKTVIQSKNKTTPLSTPRLNRVSNHVQDVGSGGKASTRSPSRMIQPKRYSLAGTPPTPTPAAATTTTTPTTSRARTPTSRVAVTAPNTPKRQSVAPSSRPTSRVR encoded by the exons ATGTTGTTGCTTCTGCTCGCCTTCATCATGAGATTCGTAGACATTTCCAAACGCTGTGCCGATTGCTCGAGAGCTGGCATTGATTGCCCCCATACAACAGGCAACAGGAACGGCCATAGTGATGCCAATGGCAATACATTTGgctggcaacatgttgccaacaCATCAGTTGGCAACACTCacagcaatagcagcagcacAAGCAGCGGCTGTGACAGCAACAGCTCCTCCAAAGAGAACTACTATGtacaaaccaacaaaaatcaacaacaacaacaacaacaacagtatcTACAGAAGCAACATGGATCTGGAGTTCGGGTCGATGGCTTGACCCCGCAGCAATTGCAACAAATTCGTCATTATCAAcaaatgcaacagcaacaattgAATTTACTGCAACAGCAATTATTGCAACGGCGACGTCTGCAGCAGCAATTGCGCGAACAGGGTGTACCTTctccaacaacagcagcagcagcaacaaccacaactATTGCTGGGCTGACCTGTAATCAGCAATATTTGAGGCAAcagcgacagcagcaacataaTAATGATAACttgaataacaacaacaatattaaTAATCAAATTAATCAGATCAACAATAAtgccaataacaacaacaacaattacaatgTTATGGCTTTTGATCTTGGTCAAG GACTGAAACTTCGACGTGGCATGACAGAATTCTCAACAAACAACGATCACAGGAAAGCACATTTCACCTCATCTCAGCAAAAACCGCTTCAAAATTCACCCATTCATCAAGCTAACACCCAATCGCCCCATCCACATCCCCATTTGCTTCAACGCTTAGCCCAACAGCAACAGACTTCTTCTCTACCCTTTAGCCCAAAGTACAACGGCAACATCACGGCTGCCTCCGCAACTTCACCACATTCCCCATTGAGTTGTTATCGCAATCCCGTCAATAGTCCAAGCAATCATCTGCCATTTAGCACCACGACGACATCACAGACGACGACAATTGGCAAACGTTACCAGCAACAGTTAACCGATCGCCtgttgcagcagcaacatctgCAACAttgccaacagcaacagctacaatcGCTTGGCTGTGAGGATGATGAAGACGATCCAAGTGCCGCTGATGATTTAAGCGAAGAGAGCCTCAAACAGAATGTTGCCATTGTGCTGAGCAATTTGGATCGTTATAACAACGCGTTGCGCAGCATCATACTGAATGAGCAGGTGAGCCAACTGACACCCAGCCCCAGTGGCAGCAGTAGTCTCTTCCTTGACGACATCAACGAGACGAAATTTCCGTtggacaacaacaactttcTGTTGGGTAGCAACAACATGGCGGCTACACCGGAATCCGATTACAATAGCAATGCTACTACGCCCGgaggacaacagcagcagcagcagcagcaacaacaacaacttgggGTAGGTGGAATGCTTTGTGGTAatgttggtgttggtggtggtggcgggaTGAGGGATACAACTTCTACTACTATCAATGGCGGTGGCAACAATCTGAATTGTTCATTGGCCTCATCGCATGATTTTACTCACGACAATTCCGATTATCAGTGGTTCCTGGACTATGGCTATCGGGATGGTTGCGGTGGCATGCAGCGTAGCGTGCTCAGTTCCCTCTCGGCCTCATATAATGCCATGGGTGACTTAATCTACTATGAGGATTTGGCAAAAAATCTGGATGCCAATCTGGCCGAAGTTGATATGGAGAGTTTTCGTGCCGAGGATATACATTCGTTGCTTTCCCAATTGCCAGCCTATTGTAAGAGTCTTGGCGGTGCGAATAGTCGCCTGCAGCAATCGTTGCTactccagcagcagcagcagcaacaacagcagcagcaacatcaacaacagcaacaacaacagatgTACCACAGCAATATGGGCCATAATATGCACAACATGTCACAGATATCAACAACTTCCACAAATGAACTGATTGATAATTCCTTTTGCAAATCGGAGCTGCTCTTCTCGCCAGTCAAAGAGTCCCATATATCGGTTGACTCACTCGATATGGATGCGTATCCAGATGATGGTGATATTGTATTAACCTGCAACAAGGACAACTATACAATTGCCTTTGAGGGCAGTGTACTTTATTCCGATGACAGTTTCTATG CTGAACCCAGTGACAACGCCCAGAGgaataataaacaaaactgCATTAATTTGCACAGTAATCTCGAAGATATAGTGAAACGCAACAAAGCCCTGGAAGTGTCCATGTCACGTTCGGCTCAGGCATTCCAGCCTCTATGCCCCAAATCGCCCAAGGGGCAGGCATCCacagcggtggcagcagcagcagtagctcAATTGCAGAG GTATCCCTCGGGCAATAATAACCACACCACAAATACGGATACCATCACCATAACCCGGCATTTGCCCCAGTGCAGTGTCCGAAAGAGCAACAGCTTGCCGAACTTGCAAAACGAGGATACAATGACGTTCAGttcgcagcagcagcatcaacaaccTCAGCAGGGGCCACAAACTGGCAAGGATTCTGAGCAGGCGGCTCCTTTAAATGTCTCACAGGCCATTAGTACATCGACCATGGAGTCGTGCAAGTCGCGATCACGTAACTTGTTGCCCATGTGCCAGATGCCCATCTCAATAAGTGTGTCCATATCGGAAAGACTGCAACATCAAGGTTTGCCACAGCAGGAAGCCACACTCATATCACAGCAACTtgcacagcaacaacagcagcaacaacaacaccaacagcagcagcagcagcataatcatcatcatcagcaccAACACCGGCATAAGCATCAGCAACATCGCTGCAGTTGCTCCCAAGAGAGTCAGAACTTTTGCATCTCTGGATCTGCCTCGTCGGGCAATTCCTCCAATCCGCCGGCGTTTAATCTAGTCAAGCTTTTCATTAAGCAAAAGAGCTGTAGCAGCGCTCAAACAGACGAGGCAATAGCCCAGGCCAGTGCCCACACCTGTATGGATGTGTCATCTGGTTGTTGGCCCTCCAGCGATGCCGCCAGCTCTAGCAGCGGTTCCCTGGAGCAACGTTTGCGTAAGAAGAGTATGCACGATTCGGGCAAGGGTTCGGCTGTGAGTCGCCACGACGAGGAGGATGAGGAAGAGCAgggccagcagcagcagcaggaaagGCAAACGCCTAAACGTCAATTGCGTTCTCGCAGTGATGCTGTCTTTTACGATGATCCCGCAGCAAGCTCCAGTTCCACAGGTTCTCTAACCGCCACCAACAACTCACCGGCACATCGTCGTCGGAGTATGCCATTGCGTAATCCTCAGCTCTATCAACTGGCAGCGAATTCTCAAGCGCATACCTCGACGACCAGCCAATTGTCATCGGATGCCAGTTCGGAGCAAATGACCCAGGTGCCGCAACGTGCTGAGAGTACCCGTCCTCTATCCTGTGCCTCCAGCTCCGAGATGATTACCCGCTCCATGCAAACCTCATGCGGATCATTGAGCACCACCAGGAGCAGTCTAAGCGAAAGGTATCGTTGTGTGCCGCCCTCATTTCTGGAGAAGCTCAACAATCTGGGCGAACAACGACAGGCGCCCATCTATGTCATCTATCCGAACTATGCCCTGCCCGACTTGGGTTTTGTAAAGACCAACACCAGTTCCGATGTGATCTTCACGCCCTTCAACTACAAGATGACACTGGAAGAGGCTGGGGCCAGCAATTCCACAAGTTCGGGCACGCTGAAAAAGCAGCGCAGCAGCCAAAGCATCAACGAGGATGAGCTCTTCAAGACAATGGACTACAAGCATATTGCCGATTGGCAATCTCTGGCCACTCTTTTACCCATAGAATATCGCCATCGACTGCAGCATATTCCCGAGGTGAAGCAGATTGTCCGACAGCTAGATACAGATCTCGCTCAGCGTCCATTGTTCTGCATGAGTCCGCCGATAAGGCGAAATAGGACACATATCTGCGATTGTGCCAAGTACTTCCAGCAGACGCCTGGCCAAGGGGAGCAAACGCAGCTGGATGAAGGTTCTAGTTCGGGATCAAGTCAacagccaagctcaggctatCGCGGCTCATCAACGCTGCTCACCGATTCCGAATTGGATGCTGATCCCTTGAagcaaatgtatgtctatcaGTATGATCAGCAACAGCGTATGGATTCGGGGGTAGAGACGAGTCCGGCTAGTCAACAGACTCCACCACAGCCCATGCCAAGAAGTATTCTGCGTAAAGCCAATTCGGCCAATTCGGCGCGTTCCAAGCGCAATTCCATGATCGAGGCCCAGCAGACACAGAAGATGTCTAAGCTGGAGAAGCGTCGAAGTCTCCAGGAGCCACCCTATTCCTACGCCTTGGGCTCGAACGATGAGTTGGCCGATGTATTTGAAGAGGAGGAGCATAGTCAGCAAACGCCACCAGTTAAGCAGCGACTCTCTCGCAAGGATATCGATGCTCGGGCTCGGGCCGAGAACTTTTTGGCCTCGCTACCTCGTTCTGAACTCAAGTATTATGCTGAGATTGCATCCATTCTCGAGTCTTCCGGTGAGCAAGTGCAATACGATGCGGCGGCCCTCAAAAAGGAAGTCAGTCGTGTGCTTAGTCAGCAAAAGAAGGTGTCCTTCAACGACGAGGCGGCTGCCACAGTGTCCAATGGACTGCAGCAGGCCAAACGCTTCTCCACTCCACCCAATTCGCCAAACATTTCCATGGCAACGCATCAGCGACGTGAAACTTTGGACATGCTGGAGCAACGCAAGATCGAAAGCAATCGCTTTAAGCGTCTGCAGATTCAATGGGAACTGATGAGCAAAGACTCGAGCATGCTGAAGGAGTTGGCAAGCGAGGCGGCCACAAAGAGTGGCGGTTCCACACCCACCTCCGCCAATTCATCGACCAGCAATGCAGCGCAAAGATCACGAATTCCACGGCCAGTGAGCTATCCAGCCGGACG TGGCAGGAGTTGCATTCCAACGCCAACTCGCCCAATTAGTAGCCCATCACCGGCTCGTGCCTCACCCAAGACTGTCAttcaaagcaaaaacaaaaccactCCTTTGTCCACCCCTCGCCTAAACAGAGTCAGTAATCATGTTCAGGATGTTGGCAGTGGAGGCAAGGCAAGCACACGATCGCCCAGCCGTATGATTCAGCCGAAACGATATAGTCTGGCTGGCACGCCCCCAACGCCAaccccagcagcagcaacaacaacaaccacaccCACAACTAGTAGGGCACGGACGCCCACAAGTCGAGTTGCAGTTACGGCCCCAAATACACCAAAACGACAAAGTGTTGCCCCGTCGTCCAG GCCCACCTCGCGAGTGCGTTGA